One Chloroflexota bacterium genomic window carries:
- a CDS encoding sensor histidine kinase, producing the protein MKKDQLEPGLLQIFRWYVILRGVFYLFTPLTNSLFDAKHPLYSEPELSLMAIFFVINILLLGAYLFTPWAQRVFGDAYLPVALIVAAVGLILEQHYISGVRGFWQPLPFLYILLLLVAWQYRFSSVLVFTFGTLLLDIALMQFSPLSQIPRFTPSEREISMAYGRMITSTVSYLVLGYVVNRMITAQREQRQKLSDANLKLVQHAATVEQLTLSRERNRISRELHDTLAHTLSALAVQFDALTTVMEPLPEKARNLIGRMQQTTRSGLDETRRTLRNLRASPLEEMGLSLAIRSISQDFATRTACNLILDIPETIEGLAPDVEQCFYRVAQEALANITRHAAAQNVSVRLIHNKAGMQMTIADDGRGFDAEKDISGDRLGMQGMYERAGIIGARLRVESSPEAGTTLELTLVENAP; encoded by the coding sequence ATGAAAAAAGATCAGCTTGAACCGGGTTTATTGCAAATTTTCCGCTGGTATGTGATCTTGCGGGGCGTTTTTTATTTATTCACCCCGCTGACAAATTCGCTTTTTGACGCCAAACATCCGTTATACAGCGAGCCGGAACTTTCGCTGATGGCGATTTTTTTCGTGATCAATATTTTGCTGCTGGGCGCGTATCTTTTCACCCCGTGGGCACAACGGGTTTTTGGTGATGCCTATTTGCCTGTGGCGCTGATCGTCGCGGCTGTGGGGCTGATTTTGGAGCAGCACTATATTTCAGGGGTGCGCGGCTTCTGGCAGCCGTTGCCTTTTCTTTACATCTTGCTATTACTGGTAGCCTGGCAATACCGTTTTTCCTCTGTGCTTGTTTTTACCTTCGGTACCCTGCTGCTGGATATTGCCCTGATGCAATTTTCTCCGTTGTCGCAAATTCCGCGCTTTACCCCCTCGGAGCGCGAAATCTCGATGGCCTACGGGCGCATGATTACCTCGACCGTTTCCTATCTGGTTTTGGGTTATGTTGTCAACCGCATGATTACCGCCCAGCGCGAACAGCGCCAAAAACTCTCTGATGCCAATCTCAAACTTGTACAGCACGCGGCCACGGTTGAGCAGCTAACCCTCAGCCGCGAGCGCAACCGAATTTCGCGCGAATTGCACGATACTCTGGCGCACACCCTTAGCGCGTTGGCCGTACAGTTCGACGCCCTGACAACCGTGATGGAACCGCTGCCGGAAAAAGCGCGCAATCTGATTGGGCGTATGCAGCAGACCACGCGCAGCGGCCTGGATGAAACCCGGCGCACATTGCGTAATTTGCGAGCTTCTCCGCTCGAAGAAATGGGGTTGAGTCTGGCGATTCGATCCATCAGTCAGGATTTTGCTACTCGTACAGCATGTAACCTGATATTGGATATTCCCGAAACAATAGAGGGGCTTGCGCCGGATGTTGAGCAGTGTTTTTACCGCGTGGCGCAAGAAGCGCTGGCAAATATCACCCGTCACGCTGCGGCGCAAAATGTGAGCGTTCGCTTGATCCATAATAAAGCCGGAATGCAGATGACGATTGCAGATGATGGCCGCGGTTTTGATGCCGAAAAAGATATTTCTGGCGACCGGCTGGGGATGCAAGGCATGTACGAACGCGCCGGAATCATCGGGGCGCGGCTCAGGGTGGAGAGCAGCCCCGAGGCGGGTACCACCCTCGAACTGACCCTGGTGGAGAACGCGCCATGA
- a CDS encoding phospholipase: MAEKKKKSKSSASILAILFFVILGGVYLFTGNDPLGLFTPEEVAPTPIVAVVEEPVQTLEVDQPVVSNPPSDWYQVYFTDPNTINNPEDFTGSIPEKLIERINNAQHAIHIAAFEFNLTPVAEALIAAHERGVDVRWVTDDEHGIEADEEDGHGQFAMLEDAGIEIKDDQRAALMHNKFIIFDYQTVWTGSTNITENGNFRNNNNVIVIQSTRLAAIYELEFDEMWAGEFGPRSTSTLGRQTLTINETPIQVLFSAEDEVMTQLVPIIEAAQSNIRFMAFSFTHDALGAAVLARAEAGVDVKGIFETRGSETEYSELPAMYCAGLEVRQDGNPRTFHHKVMIIDDEIIITGSLNFSDNADDSNDENVIILANAEIAAQYLAEFERRWAEAKAPDAADMGCQ, from the coding sequence ATGGCCGAAAAGAAGAAAAAATCGAAAAGCTCAGCGAGTATTTTAGCGATATTATTTTTCGTAATCTTGGGGGGTGTCTATCTTTTCACTGGCAACGACCCCCTGGGGTTGTTCACGCCTGAAGAAGTTGCTCCCACGCCCATCGTCGCAGTCGTTGAAGAACCTGTTCAAACGCTTGAGGTCGATCAACCTGTTGTCAGCAACCCGCCGAGTGATTGGTATCAAGTCTATTTCACAGATCCAAATACCATCAACAACCCCGAAGATTTTACGGGCTCCATTCCCGAAAAACTAATTGAACGGATTAATAATGCGCAACATGCGATTCATATCGCCGCCTTTGAGTTTAATCTCACCCCGGTGGCCGAAGCATTGATCGCAGCCCACGAGCGCGGTGTGGATGTGCGCTGGGTAACCGACGATGAACACGGTATCGAAGCCGATGAAGAAGATGGGCATGGACAATTTGCCATGCTCGAAGATGCGGGTATCGAAATCAAAGACGATCAACGCGCCGCTCTCATGCACAATAAATTCATCATTTTTGACTACCAGACCGTTTGGACAGGCTCAACCAATATTACTGAAAATGGCAATTTTCGCAATAATAATAATGTAATCGTGATCCAGTCAACGCGTTTGGCGGCCATCTATGAGTTGGAATTTGATGAAATGTGGGCGGGCGAATTTGGCCCTCGATCAACGTCTACTCTGGGGCGGCAAACGCTCACCATCAATGAGACACCGATTCAGGTATTATTCTCTGCTGAAGACGAAGTTATGACTCAGTTGGTCCCTATTATCGAGGCAGCCCAGAGTAATATTCGCTTTATGGCTTTCTCGTTTACCCACGATGCGCTGGGTGCGGCGGTGTTGGCGAGAGCCGAGGCCGGTGTGGATGTGAAGGGCATTTTTGAAACGCGCGGCAGTGAAACCGAATATAGCGAATTGCCCGCCATGTACTGCGCCGGGCTGGAAGTACGTCAGGATGGCAACCCGAGAACCTTCCATCATAAAGTGATGATAATTGATGATGAAATTATCATCACCGGATCGTTGAATTTCTCCGATAATGCCGATGATAGTAACGATGAGAACGTCATTATTTTGGCGAATGCCGAAATTGCCGCTCAATATCTGGCCGAGTTCGAACGCCGTTGGGCCGAGGCCAAAGCGCCAGATGCCGCCGATATGGGGTGCCAGTAG
- a CDS encoding HlyD family efflux transporter periplasmic adaptor subunit: MKRLLAFLKEKNLWNKRVLWITMIVTIALGAGGYYLVRAGSTPEASAAETALQTAVARRGDLIIYASASGAVVASAEVTLGFEDYGTLSELGFDLGDEVQAGDVLALLDTEDTPEAIAAEVAQAQLDVLEVQKTLDDLYRNADKDAAMALIAVEDAQVALENLLKSGTQQAEAWQALVAAQEAVADAQRSYTFTQSTANQADIDAAWAQVVLSEDALERAQENYAPYSGRDDSDLTKANFQAQLSAAQQSYDEAVRDYNAMNSTGSETDQSIAAAELATAQAQLADAERAWERAKAGPSAGEIALAEAELSLAQAEWGRLRDGTDPEDVAFAEAELANAQANLNLALEKQAVVKLVSPIAGTIVEITAEVGETLSADTKFITVADLNQPRLEVYLDETDIENVAVGYEVEVIFDAFPDDIFNGHVIEVDPSLYESGNITTIKTLVELDVESFSKPRSLPIGLNAAVDVIGGRAENAVLIPVEALRELGPDEYAVFVVTDDNEPKLRIVEVGIMDYTSAEIISGLEAGEIVTTGIVATE, encoded by the coding sequence ATGAAACGATTGCTAGCCTTTCTCAAAGAGAAAAATCTGTGGAACAAAAGAGTACTCTGGATTACGATGATTGTGACCATCGCGTTGGGGGCAGGTGGGTACTACCTGGTGAGGGCAGGGTCAACGCCCGAGGCAAGCGCCGCTGAAACTGCATTGCAAACTGCAGTTGCCCGCCGCGGCGATTTAATAATTTACGCCAGCGCATCGGGCGCAGTCGTGGCCTCCGCAGAAGTTACGCTGGGGTTTGAAGACTACGGCACTTTGAGCGAACTCGGTTTTGACCTCGGCGATGAAGTTCAGGCCGGTGATGTACTGGCCCTGCTCGACACCGAAGACACCCCCGAAGCCATCGCGGCCGAAGTTGCCCAGGCGCAACTGGATGTGCTCGAAGTCCAGAAAACGCTTGATGATCTCTACAGAAATGCAGATAAAGACGCCGCCATGGCGCTGATTGCCGTCGAAGATGCCCAAGTTGCCCTCGAAAATTTACTCAAATCAGGCACGCAACAGGCCGAAGCCTGGCAGGCATTGGTTGCCGCTCAGGAAGCCGTGGCAGATGCCCAGAGATCGTATACTTTCACCCAATCGACAGCCAACCAGGCCGATATTGATGCTGCCTGGGCGCAGGTTGTTTTGTCCGAAGACGCACTTGAGCGCGCTCAGGAGAATTACGCCCCCTATTCGGGCCGCGATGATAGTGACCTGACCAAAGCCAATTTTCAGGCACAACTTTCGGCAGCCCAGCAATCTTACGACGAAGCGGTGCGCGACTACAACGCCATGAATAGCACTGGCAGCGAGACCGACCAATCCATTGCAGCCGCCGAGTTGGCAACTGCCCAGGCTCAACTGGCCGATGCCGAGCGTGCCTGGGAACGTGCCAAAGCAGGCCCTTCTGCCGGTGAGATTGCCCTCGCTGAAGCCGAATTATCACTGGCTCAGGCTGAATGGGGACGTCTGAGAGACGGAACCGACCCCGAAGATGTAGCCTTTGCCGAGGCTGAACTCGCCAACGCCCAGGCCAATTTGAATCTGGCGCTCGAGAAACAAGCCGTGGTCAAGCTCGTCTCTCCGATCGCTGGAACTATTGTAGAAATCACTGCCGAAGTGGGCGAAACCCTGAGCGCCGATACCAAGTTCATCACGGTGGCAGATTTGAACCAGCCGCGCCTGGAAGTCTATCTCGACGAAACTGATATCGAAAATGTAGCCGTCGGCTATGAAGTTGAAGTAATTTTCGACGCCTTCCCCGATGATATTTTTAATGGGCACGTGATCGAAGTGGATCCCAGCCTGTACGAATCGGGCAATATTACTACCATCAAAACCCTGGTTGAACTAGATGTAGAATCGTTTTCCAAACCGCGTAGCCTGCCCATCGGCCTGAATGCGGCCGTGGATGTCATCGGCGGGCGCGCCGAGAATGCGGTACTCATTCCCGTAGAGGCGCTGCGCGAACTCGGCCCCGATGAATATGCCGTCTTTGTGGTCACCGATGATAACGAACCTAAATTGCGTATAGTTGAAGTTGGCATTATGGACTATACCTCTGCCGAAATTATCTCTGGCCTGGAAGCAGGCGAGATTGTAACGACCGGAATCGTGGCGACGGAGTAA
- a CDS encoding response regulator transcription factor, protein MIRVLICDDQVVVTEGLEMILSVDPEIEVVGLAYGGAEVIQKAEELHPDLILMDLNMPGINGIQATREIHKVHPEIKILVLTTFGDDEWIFDAIRSGALGYLLKGTPREELIRAVKGTVAGDAYIDPAVGSKLLAHITSQPVPQSTTIASDLSEREMEILRLLARGLTNAEIAEKLFLTKGTVRNYVSSVLAKLEVEDRTQAAILAIRYGLVQSE, encoded by the coding sequence ATGATCCGGGTTTTGATCTGTGACGACCAGGTTGTTGTGACCGAAGGGCTGGAAATGATCCTCAGCGTCGACCCGGAGATCGAAGTCGTTGGGCTGGCCTATGGCGGCGCTGAAGTCATTCAGAAGGCCGAAGAGCTACACCCCGATCTGATTCTGATGGATTTGAATATGCCGGGAATCAACGGTATTCAGGCCACGCGTGAAATTCATAAAGTGCATCCTGAGATCAAAATTCTGGTGCTGACCACTTTTGGCGATGACGAATGGATCTTCGATGCCATTCGCAGTGGCGCGTTGGGCTATCTGCTCAAGGGTACGCCGCGCGAGGAGTTGATCCGAGCTGTGAAAGGCACTGTGGCGGGAGATGCGTATATTGATCCGGCTGTGGGGAGCAAATTGCTGGCGCATATTACCAGCCAGCCCGTACCGCAATCCACCACCATTGCCAGCGATCTCAGCGAGCGCGAGATGGAAATTTTGCGCCTGCTGGCCCGCGGCCTCACAAATGCCGAAATCGCCGAGAAATTATTTCTCACCAAAGGCACCGTGCGCAATTACGTCAGTTCGGTATTAGCCAAATTGGAAGTCGAAGACCGCACCCAGGCCGCCATTTTGGCGATCCGCTACGGGCTTGTTCAGTCGGAATGA
- a CDS encoding ABC transporter ATP-binding protein gives MNQSIIQTKEITKVYGMGDAQVRALDGVDLSIGENEFVAIMGPSGSGKSTMMNILGCLDRPTEGQYFLAGEDVSQFDKTQLAIIRNERIGFVFQSFNLLARTTALENVLLPTLYNRGEEKEDTEYQQKGIAVLESVGLGDRLNHQPHEMSGGQIQRVAIARALINDPVIILADEPTGNLDSKSGAEIMELLTELHAQGSTIVMVTHEDEIAEFAQRVIRFRDGVIEMDKTNGQKTED, from the coding sequence ATGAATCAATCCATTATTCAAACCAAAGAAATCACCAAAGTGTATGGCATGGGCGATGCCCAGGTACGGGCTTTGGATGGTGTGGACTTGTCCATCGGCGAAAATGAATTCGTCGCTATTATGGGCCCATCGGGTTCGGGCAAAAGCACGATGATGAATATTCTCGGCTGCCTCGACCGCCCCACCGAGGGGCAGTATTTCCTCGCCGGGGAAGATGTCAGTCAGTTTGACAAAACCCAACTCGCCATCATCCGCAACGAGCGCATCGGCTTCGTCTTTCAGAGTTTCAACTTGCTGGCACGCACCACCGCCCTCGAAAACGTACTCCTGCCCACACTCTACAACCGCGGCGAAGAAAAAGAAGACACTGAATACCAGCAAAAAGGCATTGCGGTACTTGAATCGGTAGGTTTAGGCGACCGTCTTAACCATCAACCCCACGAGATGTCCGGCGGACAAATTCAACGCGTGGCAATCGCCCGCGCCCTGATCAACGATCCCGTCATCATCTTGGCCGATGAGCCTACCGGCAACCTGGATAGCAAATCGGGCGCGGAGATTATGGAGCTACTTACCGAACTGCACGCCCAGGGCAGCACCATCGTCATGGTAACGCACGAAGATGAAATTGCCGAATTTGCCCAGCGCGTGATCCGTTTCCGCGATGGCGTGATTGAAATGGATAAAACTAACGGACAGAAGACCGAAGAC